One Haemorhous mexicanus isolate bHaeMex1 chromosome 9, bHaeMex1.pri, whole genome shotgun sequence DNA segment encodes these proteins:
- the SCYL3 gene encoding protein-associating with the carboxyl-terminal domain of ezrin isoform X1, translating to MRRAWNCWSKSMVDHEVDKGTGAPALWLVESGLFCLEEVAWRPHRSLPVSEGATGKLERDSSSGNVTGQENALNVTWTAPAGTKPAQSKSSSSQGLFVVSRAPVQGMGSENSALKSYSLEEPALTLPSGNTLYPAVLQDGKRASVFVYKRDSQEKVNKAAKHLKTLRHPCLLRFFSCTVEANGIHLVTERVKPLEMVLETLSAAEICAGIYDVLLALIFLHDRGNLTHNNVCLSSVFVSEDGHWKLGGMETVCKFSEATPEFLCHVRSVRDQSCIPCEEMSADFKILPSSYGHARDAYAFGTTVENLLTVLNDQVSADILSSFQQTLHCTLLNPDPKCRPPLSSLLSHQFFRNDFLEVVNFLKTLTLKSEEEKTEFFKFLLDRVAGLSEELIASRLVPLLLNQLVFAEPVAVKSFLPHLLGPKKEQSGESQTSCLLSPALFQAHVIPVLLKLFEVHEEHVRMVLLSHIHAYAELFSREELKNIILPQVLLGLRDTSDSIVAITLHSLAVLVSLLGPEVVVGGERTKIFKSSAPSFMKTADLSPEGSPSHRVISQRNQTSQPLKSSPSSFPSSGKKLPVQQDNPLASQTGEQGTQPPLNGIPGSINTLGSSRSSLTTSEKPAEEWPDWSEPEETDPEKTVNIQIQPRELQGSTGPYFADHDVDEKPWDDFEPRSPSHKLSSGNCPTVTQADAAERPLPGTQQLSKEFKSLRLSPPTKPCPGNSWSNDKWDHEEQLGETVLPKTFQERLKSSSESGLGEEFTIKVKRKLVQDPELDWFADMIPDIKPSSSLLILPEARTEAVIPTHSGGVSSREGASQTVLFSSKFAAADVIEAEATGWGEEEELNWEDDTNW from the exons ATGAGAAGAGCATGgaactgttggagcaagtccatGGTAGACCATGAGGTTGATAAGGGAACTGGGGCACCTGCCCTGTGGCTGGTAGAGTCGGGGTTGTTCTGCCTGGAGGAGGTTGCATGGAGACCTCACAGAAgccttccagtatctgaaggggctacggggaagctggagagggactcttCATCAGGAAATGTGACAGGACAAG AAAATGCTCTGAACGTGACCTGGACAGCACCTGCTGGAACTAAACCTGCCCAAAGCAAATCCTCCTCCAGCCAGGGCCTGTTTGTGGTGAGCAGGGCACCTGTGCAAGGGATGGGCTCGGAGAACAGTGCTTTGAAGAGCTACAGCCTGGAGGAGCCGGCCCTGACGCTGCCCAGCGGGAACACCCTCTACCCGGCCGTGCTGCAGGATGGCAAACGCGCCTCCGTGTTCGTGTACAAGAGGGACAGCCAGGAGAAGGTCAACAAAGCTGCCAAG CACCTGAAAACCTTGCGCCACCCTTGCCTCCTGCGCTTCTTCTCCTGCACCGTGGAAGCCAACGGGATCCACCTGGTCACAGAGCGGGTGAAGCCCCTGGAGATGGTCCTGGAGACACTCTCTGCTGCAGAAATCTGTGCAGGCATCTATGATGTGTTGCTGGCACTCATCTTCCTCCATGACAGG GGAAACCTAACACATAACAACGTGTGTTTATCATCCGTGTTTGTGAGTGAGGATGGGCACTGGAAGCTGGGAGGAATGGAAACAGTCTGTAAATTCAGTGAAGCCACCCCAGAG TTCCTCTGTCACGTGAGGTCGGTGCGAGACCAGTCGTGCATCCCCTGCGAGGAGATG tctgcAGACTTCAAAATCCTGCCCAGCAGCTACGGGCATGCGAGGGACGCCTACGCATTTGGGACAACAGTTGAGAATCTCCTGACAGTTCTCAATGATCAGG TTTCAGCAGATATTCTCTCCAGCTTTCAGCAAACCTTGCACTGTACACTGCTGAATCCAGACCCAAAGTGTCGCCCACCACTGTCCAGCCTATTGTCTCACCAGTTCTTCAG GAATGATTTTCTGGAAGTTGTGAATTTTCTGAAGACCTTAACGCTAAAGTCTGAGGaggagaaaactgaatttttcaa ATTCCTGCTGGACAGGGTGGCTGGCTTGTCAGAGGAGCTGATAGCATCACGGCTGGTGCCTCTCCTGCTCAATCAGCTCGTGTTTGCAGAACCTGTAGCTGTCAAGAGTTTTCTTCCTCATCTGCTGGGCCCAAAGAAAG AGCAAAGTGGGGAGAGCCAGACCAGCTGCCTGCTGTCACCAGCCCTGTTCCAGGCCCACGtgatccctgtgctgctgaagcTCTTTGAGGTGCACGAGGAGCACGTGAGGATGGTGCTGCTGTCTCACATCCACGCCTACGCCGAGCTGTTCTCTCGGGAGGAGCTGAAGAACATCATACTGCCACAG GTGTTGCTGGGCCTGAGGGACACCAGTGACTCCATCGTGGCCATaaccctgcacagcctggctgtcctCGTCTCCCTGCTTGGGCCTGAAGTGGTTGTGGGTGGAGAAAGAACAAAGATCTTCAAAAGCTCTGCACCAAGTTTCATGAAAACTGCTGATCTCTCcccagaag GCTCCCCCAGTCACAGAGTGATCAGTCAGAGAAACCAAACCTCTCAGCCCCTGAAGAGCAGTCCCAGCTCGTTCCCCAGCTCTGGCAAAAAGCTTCCTGTGCAACAGGACAATCCCCTGGCTTCACAGACAG GTGAGCAAGGCACTCAGCCCCCCCTGAATGGAATTCCTGGAAGCATTAATacactggggagcagcaggagctctttGACTACCTCGGAAAAGCCAGCAGAGGAGTGGCCAGACTGGAGTGAGCCGGAGGAGACAGACCCTGAGAAAACTGTGAACATTCAGATCcagccccgggagctgcagggcagcacgGGACCTTATTTTGCTGATCATGATGTAGATGAGAAGCCTTGGGATGACTTTGAACCCAGGAGCCCCAGTCATAAACTGTCCTCAGGAAACTGCCCCACTGTGACACAGGCTGATGCAGCTGAAAGGCCTCTGCCAGGTACCCAGCAACTGAGCAAAGAATTCAAAAGCCTCAGACTGAGTCCCCCCACAAAGCCttgccctgggaacagctggagcaATGACAAGTGGGACCACGAGGaacaactgggagaaactgtgtTGCCAAAAACCTTTCAGGAAAGGCTGAAGTCTTCATCAGAGTCTGGCCTGGGAGAAGAATTCACAATCAAAGTGAAGAGGAAACTGGTGCAAGACCCAGAGCTGGACTGGTTTGCTGACATGATCCCAGACATTAAaccttcttcctccctcttgATTTTACCTGAGGCAAGGACAGAAgcagttattcccactcactcaGGTGGGGTATCCAGCAGAGAAGGGGCTTCCCAGACTGTGCTGTTTTCATCCAAATTTGCAGCAGCTGATGTGATTGAG GCTGAAGCTACAGGCTGGGGTGAAGAAGAGGAGTTGAACTGGGAAGATGATACAAACTGGTAA
- the SCYL3 gene encoding protein-associating with the carboxyl-terminal domain of ezrin isoform X2, whose amino-acid sequence MRRAWNCWSKSMVDHEVDKGTGAPALWLVESGLFCLEEVAWRPHRSLPVSEGATGKLERDSSSGNVTGQENALNVTWTAPAGTKPAQSKSSSSQGLFVVSRAPVQGMGSENSALKSYSLEEPALTLPSGNTLYPAVLQDGKRASVFVYKRDSQEKVNKAAKHLKTLRHPCLLRFFSCTVEANGIHLVTERVKPLEMVLETLSAAEICAGIYDVLLALIFLHDRGNLTHNNVCLSSVFVSEDGHWKLGGMETVCKFSEATPEFLCHVRSVRDQSCIPCEEMSADFKILPSSYGHARDAYAFGTTVENLLTVLNDQVSADILSSFQQTLHCTLLNPDPKCRPPLSSLLSHQFFRNDFLEVVNFLKTLTLKSEEEKTEFFKFLLDRVAGLSEELIASRLVPLLLNQLVFAEPVAVKSFLPHLLGPKKEQSGESQTSCLLSPALFQAHVIPVLLKLFEVHEEHVRMVLLSHIHAYAELFSREELKNIILPQVLLGLRDTSDSIVAITLHSLAVLVSLLGPEVVVGGERTKIFKSSAPSFMKTADLSPEGEQGTQPPLNGIPGSINTLGSSRSSLTTSEKPAEEWPDWSEPEETDPEKTVNIQIQPRELQGSTGPYFADHDVDEKPWDDFEPRSPSHKLSSGNCPTVTQADAAERPLPGTQQLSKEFKSLRLSPPTKPCPGNSWSNDKWDHEEQLGETVLPKTFQERLKSSSESGLGEEFTIKVKRKLVQDPELDWFADMIPDIKPSSSLLILPEARTEAVIPTHSGGVSSREGASQTVLFSSKFAAADVIEAEATGWGEEEELNWEDDTNW is encoded by the exons ATGAGAAGAGCATGgaactgttggagcaagtccatGGTAGACCATGAGGTTGATAAGGGAACTGGGGCACCTGCCCTGTGGCTGGTAGAGTCGGGGTTGTTCTGCCTGGAGGAGGTTGCATGGAGACCTCACAGAAgccttccagtatctgaaggggctacggggaagctggagagggactcttCATCAGGAAATGTGACAGGACAAG AAAATGCTCTGAACGTGACCTGGACAGCACCTGCTGGAACTAAACCTGCCCAAAGCAAATCCTCCTCCAGCCAGGGCCTGTTTGTGGTGAGCAGGGCACCTGTGCAAGGGATGGGCTCGGAGAACAGTGCTTTGAAGAGCTACAGCCTGGAGGAGCCGGCCCTGACGCTGCCCAGCGGGAACACCCTCTACCCGGCCGTGCTGCAGGATGGCAAACGCGCCTCCGTGTTCGTGTACAAGAGGGACAGCCAGGAGAAGGTCAACAAAGCTGCCAAG CACCTGAAAACCTTGCGCCACCCTTGCCTCCTGCGCTTCTTCTCCTGCACCGTGGAAGCCAACGGGATCCACCTGGTCACAGAGCGGGTGAAGCCCCTGGAGATGGTCCTGGAGACACTCTCTGCTGCAGAAATCTGTGCAGGCATCTATGATGTGTTGCTGGCACTCATCTTCCTCCATGACAGG GGAAACCTAACACATAACAACGTGTGTTTATCATCCGTGTTTGTGAGTGAGGATGGGCACTGGAAGCTGGGAGGAATGGAAACAGTCTGTAAATTCAGTGAAGCCACCCCAGAG TTCCTCTGTCACGTGAGGTCGGTGCGAGACCAGTCGTGCATCCCCTGCGAGGAGATG tctgcAGACTTCAAAATCCTGCCCAGCAGCTACGGGCATGCGAGGGACGCCTACGCATTTGGGACAACAGTTGAGAATCTCCTGACAGTTCTCAATGATCAGG TTTCAGCAGATATTCTCTCCAGCTTTCAGCAAACCTTGCACTGTACACTGCTGAATCCAGACCCAAAGTGTCGCCCACCACTGTCCAGCCTATTGTCTCACCAGTTCTTCAG GAATGATTTTCTGGAAGTTGTGAATTTTCTGAAGACCTTAACGCTAAAGTCTGAGGaggagaaaactgaatttttcaa ATTCCTGCTGGACAGGGTGGCTGGCTTGTCAGAGGAGCTGATAGCATCACGGCTGGTGCCTCTCCTGCTCAATCAGCTCGTGTTTGCAGAACCTGTAGCTGTCAAGAGTTTTCTTCCTCATCTGCTGGGCCCAAAGAAAG AGCAAAGTGGGGAGAGCCAGACCAGCTGCCTGCTGTCACCAGCCCTGTTCCAGGCCCACGtgatccctgtgctgctgaagcTCTTTGAGGTGCACGAGGAGCACGTGAGGATGGTGCTGCTGTCTCACATCCACGCCTACGCCGAGCTGTTCTCTCGGGAGGAGCTGAAGAACATCATACTGCCACAG GTGTTGCTGGGCCTGAGGGACACCAGTGACTCCATCGTGGCCATaaccctgcacagcctggctgtcctCGTCTCCCTGCTTGGGCCTGAAGTGGTTGTGGGTGGAGAAAGAACAAAGATCTTCAAAAGCTCTGCACCAAGTTTCATGAAAACTGCTGATCTCTCcccagaag GTGAGCAAGGCACTCAGCCCCCCCTGAATGGAATTCCTGGAAGCATTAATacactggggagcagcaggagctctttGACTACCTCGGAAAAGCCAGCAGAGGAGTGGCCAGACTGGAGTGAGCCGGAGGAGACAGACCCTGAGAAAACTGTGAACATTCAGATCcagccccgggagctgcagggcagcacgGGACCTTATTTTGCTGATCATGATGTAGATGAGAAGCCTTGGGATGACTTTGAACCCAGGAGCCCCAGTCATAAACTGTCCTCAGGAAACTGCCCCACTGTGACACAGGCTGATGCAGCTGAAAGGCCTCTGCCAGGTACCCAGCAACTGAGCAAAGAATTCAAAAGCCTCAGACTGAGTCCCCCCACAAAGCCttgccctgggaacagctggagcaATGACAAGTGGGACCACGAGGaacaactgggagaaactgtgtTGCCAAAAACCTTTCAGGAAAGGCTGAAGTCTTCATCAGAGTCTGGCCTGGGAGAAGAATTCACAATCAAAGTGAAGAGGAAACTGGTGCAAGACCCAGAGCTGGACTGGTTTGCTGACATGATCCCAGACATTAAaccttcttcctccctcttgATTTTACCTGAGGCAAGGACAGAAgcagttattcccactcactcaGGTGGGGTATCCAGCAGAGAAGGGGCTTCCCAGACTGTGCTGTTTTCATCCAAATTTGCAGCAGCTGATGTGATTGAG GCTGAAGCTACAGGCTGGGGTGAAGAAGAGGAGTTGAACTGGGAAGATGATACAAACTGGTAA
- the SCYL3 gene encoding protein-associating with the carboxyl-terminal domain of ezrin isoform X4, translated as MAANGTWGKLENALNVTWTAPAGTKPAQSKSSSSQGLFVVSRAPVQGMGSENSALKSYSLEEPALTLPSGNTLYPAVLQDGKRASVFVYKRDSQEKVNKAAKHLKTLRHPCLLRFFSCTVEANGIHLVTERVKPLEMVLETLSAAEICAGIYDVLLALIFLHDRGNLTHNNVCLSSVFVSEDGHWKLGGMETVCKFSEATPEFLCHVRSVRDQSCIPCEEMSADFKILPSSYGHARDAYAFGTTVENLLTVLNDQVSADILSSFQQTLHCTLLNPDPKCRPPLSSLLSHQFFRNDFLEVVNFLKTLTLKSEEEKTEFFKFLLDRVAGLSEELIASRLVPLLLNQLVFAEPVAVKSFLPHLLGPKKEQSGESQTSCLLSPALFQAHVIPVLLKLFEVHEEHVRMVLLSHIHAYAELFSREELKNIILPQVLLGLRDTSDSIVAITLHSLAVLVSLLGPEVVVGGERTKIFKSSAPSFMKTADLSPEGSPSHRVISQRNQTSQPLKSSPSSFPSSGKKLPVQQDNPLASQTGEQGTQPPLNGIPGSINTLGSSRSSLTTSEKPAEEWPDWSEPEETDPEKTVNIQIQPRELQGSTGPYFADHDVDEKPWDDFEPRSPSHKLSSGNCPTVTQADAAERPLPGTQQLSKEFKSLRLSPPTKPCPGNSWSNDKWDHEEQLGETVLPKTFQERLKSSSESGLGEEFTIKVKRKLVQDPELDWFADMIPDIKPSSSLLILPEARTEAVIPTHSGGVSSREGASQTVLFSSKFAAADVIEAEATGWGEEEELNWEDDTNW; from the exons ATGGCTGCAAATGGAACCTGGGGAAAATTAG AAAATGCTCTGAACGTGACCTGGACAGCACCTGCTGGAACTAAACCTGCCCAAAGCAAATCCTCCTCCAGCCAGGGCCTGTTTGTGGTGAGCAGGGCACCTGTGCAAGGGATGGGCTCGGAGAACAGTGCTTTGAAGAGCTACAGCCTGGAGGAGCCGGCCCTGACGCTGCCCAGCGGGAACACCCTCTACCCGGCCGTGCTGCAGGATGGCAAACGCGCCTCCGTGTTCGTGTACAAGAGGGACAGCCAGGAGAAGGTCAACAAAGCTGCCAAG CACCTGAAAACCTTGCGCCACCCTTGCCTCCTGCGCTTCTTCTCCTGCACCGTGGAAGCCAACGGGATCCACCTGGTCACAGAGCGGGTGAAGCCCCTGGAGATGGTCCTGGAGACACTCTCTGCTGCAGAAATCTGTGCAGGCATCTATGATGTGTTGCTGGCACTCATCTTCCTCCATGACAGG GGAAACCTAACACATAACAACGTGTGTTTATCATCCGTGTTTGTGAGTGAGGATGGGCACTGGAAGCTGGGAGGAATGGAAACAGTCTGTAAATTCAGTGAAGCCACCCCAGAG TTCCTCTGTCACGTGAGGTCGGTGCGAGACCAGTCGTGCATCCCCTGCGAGGAGATG tctgcAGACTTCAAAATCCTGCCCAGCAGCTACGGGCATGCGAGGGACGCCTACGCATTTGGGACAACAGTTGAGAATCTCCTGACAGTTCTCAATGATCAGG TTTCAGCAGATATTCTCTCCAGCTTTCAGCAAACCTTGCACTGTACACTGCTGAATCCAGACCCAAAGTGTCGCCCACCACTGTCCAGCCTATTGTCTCACCAGTTCTTCAG GAATGATTTTCTGGAAGTTGTGAATTTTCTGAAGACCTTAACGCTAAAGTCTGAGGaggagaaaactgaatttttcaa ATTCCTGCTGGACAGGGTGGCTGGCTTGTCAGAGGAGCTGATAGCATCACGGCTGGTGCCTCTCCTGCTCAATCAGCTCGTGTTTGCAGAACCTGTAGCTGTCAAGAGTTTTCTTCCTCATCTGCTGGGCCCAAAGAAAG AGCAAAGTGGGGAGAGCCAGACCAGCTGCCTGCTGTCACCAGCCCTGTTCCAGGCCCACGtgatccctgtgctgctgaagcTCTTTGAGGTGCACGAGGAGCACGTGAGGATGGTGCTGCTGTCTCACATCCACGCCTACGCCGAGCTGTTCTCTCGGGAGGAGCTGAAGAACATCATACTGCCACAG GTGTTGCTGGGCCTGAGGGACACCAGTGACTCCATCGTGGCCATaaccctgcacagcctggctgtcctCGTCTCCCTGCTTGGGCCTGAAGTGGTTGTGGGTGGAGAAAGAACAAAGATCTTCAAAAGCTCTGCACCAAGTTTCATGAAAACTGCTGATCTCTCcccagaag GCTCCCCCAGTCACAGAGTGATCAGTCAGAGAAACCAAACCTCTCAGCCCCTGAAGAGCAGTCCCAGCTCGTTCCCCAGCTCTGGCAAAAAGCTTCCTGTGCAACAGGACAATCCCCTGGCTTCACAGACAG GTGAGCAAGGCACTCAGCCCCCCCTGAATGGAATTCCTGGAAGCATTAATacactggggagcagcaggagctctttGACTACCTCGGAAAAGCCAGCAGAGGAGTGGCCAGACTGGAGTGAGCCGGAGGAGACAGACCCTGAGAAAACTGTGAACATTCAGATCcagccccgggagctgcagggcagcacgGGACCTTATTTTGCTGATCATGATGTAGATGAGAAGCCTTGGGATGACTTTGAACCCAGGAGCCCCAGTCATAAACTGTCCTCAGGAAACTGCCCCACTGTGACACAGGCTGATGCAGCTGAAAGGCCTCTGCCAGGTACCCAGCAACTGAGCAAAGAATTCAAAAGCCTCAGACTGAGTCCCCCCACAAAGCCttgccctgggaacagctggagcaATGACAAGTGGGACCACGAGGaacaactgggagaaactgtgtTGCCAAAAACCTTTCAGGAAAGGCTGAAGTCTTCATCAGAGTCTGGCCTGGGAGAAGAATTCACAATCAAAGTGAAGAGGAAACTGGTGCAAGACCCAGAGCTGGACTGGTTTGCTGACATGATCCCAGACATTAAaccttcttcctccctcttgATTTTACCTGAGGCAAGGACAGAAgcagttattcccactcactcaGGTGGGGTATCCAGCAGAGAAGGGGCTTCCCAGACTGTGCTGTTTTCATCCAAATTTGCAGCAGCTGATGTGATTGAG GCTGAAGCTACAGGCTGGGGTGAAGAAGAGGAGTTGAACTGGGAAGATGATACAAACTGGTAA
- the SCYL3 gene encoding protein-associating with the carboxyl-terminal domain of ezrin isoform X3, with protein sequence MPWLCPGAAAAALHTENALNVTWTAPAGTKPAQSKSSSSQGLFVVSRAPVQGMGSENSALKSYSLEEPALTLPSGNTLYPAVLQDGKRASVFVYKRDSQEKVNKAAKHLKTLRHPCLLRFFSCTVEANGIHLVTERVKPLEMVLETLSAAEICAGIYDVLLALIFLHDRGNLTHNNVCLSSVFVSEDGHWKLGGMETVCKFSEATPEFLCHVRSVRDQSCIPCEEMSADFKILPSSYGHARDAYAFGTTVENLLTVLNDQVSADILSSFQQTLHCTLLNPDPKCRPPLSSLLSHQFFRNDFLEVVNFLKTLTLKSEEEKTEFFKFLLDRVAGLSEELIASRLVPLLLNQLVFAEPVAVKSFLPHLLGPKKEQSGESQTSCLLSPALFQAHVIPVLLKLFEVHEEHVRMVLLSHIHAYAELFSREELKNIILPQVLLGLRDTSDSIVAITLHSLAVLVSLLGPEVVVGGERTKIFKSSAPSFMKTADLSPEGSPSHRVISQRNQTSQPLKSSPSSFPSSGKKLPVQQDNPLASQTGEQGTQPPLNGIPGSINTLGSSRSSLTTSEKPAEEWPDWSEPEETDPEKTVNIQIQPRELQGSTGPYFADHDVDEKPWDDFEPRSPSHKLSSGNCPTVTQADAAERPLPGTQQLSKEFKSLRLSPPTKPCPGNSWSNDKWDHEEQLGETVLPKTFQERLKSSSESGLGEEFTIKVKRKLVQDPELDWFADMIPDIKPSSSLLILPEARTEAVIPTHSGGVSSREGASQTVLFSSKFAAADVIEAEATGWGEEEELNWEDDTNW encoded by the exons atgccctggctgtgcccaggagcagcagctgctgccttgcaCACAG AAAATGCTCTGAACGTGACCTGGACAGCACCTGCTGGAACTAAACCTGCCCAAAGCAAATCCTCCTCCAGCCAGGGCCTGTTTGTGGTGAGCAGGGCACCTGTGCAAGGGATGGGCTCGGAGAACAGTGCTTTGAAGAGCTACAGCCTGGAGGAGCCGGCCCTGACGCTGCCCAGCGGGAACACCCTCTACCCGGCCGTGCTGCAGGATGGCAAACGCGCCTCCGTGTTCGTGTACAAGAGGGACAGCCAGGAGAAGGTCAACAAAGCTGCCAAG CACCTGAAAACCTTGCGCCACCCTTGCCTCCTGCGCTTCTTCTCCTGCACCGTGGAAGCCAACGGGATCCACCTGGTCACAGAGCGGGTGAAGCCCCTGGAGATGGTCCTGGAGACACTCTCTGCTGCAGAAATCTGTGCAGGCATCTATGATGTGTTGCTGGCACTCATCTTCCTCCATGACAGG GGAAACCTAACACATAACAACGTGTGTTTATCATCCGTGTTTGTGAGTGAGGATGGGCACTGGAAGCTGGGAGGAATGGAAACAGTCTGTAAATTCAGTGAAGCCACCCCAGAG TTCCTCTGTCACGTGAGGTCGGTGCGAGACCAGTCGTGCATCCCCTGCGAGGAGATG tctgcAGACTTCAAAATCCTGCCCAGCAGCTACGGGCATGCGAGGGACGCCTACGCATTTGGGACAACAGTTGAGAATCTCCTGACAGTTCTCAATGATCAGG TTTCAGCAGATATTCTCTCCAGCTTTCAGCAAACCTTGCACTGTACACTGCTGAATCCAGACCCAAAGTGTCGCCCACCACTGTCCAGCCTATTGTCTCACCAGTTCTTCAG GAATGATTTTCTGGAAGTTGTGAATTTTCTGAAGACCTTAACGCTAAAGTCTGAGGaggagaaaactgaatttttcaa ATTCCTGCTGGACAGGGTGGCTGGCTTGTCAGAGGAGCTGATAGCATCACGGCTGGTGCCTCTCCTGCTCAATCAGCTCGTGTTTGCAGAACCTGTAGCTGTCAAGAGTTTTCTTCCTCATCTGCTGGGCCCAAAGAAAG AGCAAAGTGGGGAGAGCCAGACCAGCTGCCTGCTGTCACCAGCCCTGTTCCAGGCCCACGtgatccctgtgctgctgaagcTCTTTGAGGTGCACGAGGAGCACGTGAGGATGGTGCTGCTGTCTCACATCCACGCCTACGCCGAGCTGTTCTCTCGGGAGGAGCTGAAGAACATCATACTGCCACAG GTGTTGCTGGGCCTGAGGGACACCAGTGACTCCATCGTGGCCATaaccctgcacagcctggctgtcctCGTCTCCCTGCTTGGGCCTGAAGTGGTTGTGGGTGGAGAAAGAACAAAGATCTTCAAAAGCTCTGCACCAAGTTTCATGAAAACTGCTGATCTCTCcccagaag GCTCCCCCAGTCACAGAGTGATCAGTCAGAGAAACCAAACCTCTCAGCCCCTGAAGAGCAGTCCCAGCTCGTTCCCCAGCTCTGGCAAAAAGCTTCCTGTGCAACAGGACAATCCCCTGGCTTCACAGACAG GTGAGCAAGGCACTCAGCCCCCCCTGAATGGAATTCCTGGAAGCATTAATacactggggagcagcaggagctctttGACTACCTCGGAAAAGCCAGCAGAGGAGTGGCCAGACTGGAGTGAGCCGGAGGAGACAGACCCTGAGAAAACTGTGAACATTCAGATCcagccccgggagctgcagggcagcacgGGACCTTATTTTGCTGATCATGATGTAGATGAGAAGCCTTGGGATGACTTTGAACCCAGGAGCCCCAGTCATAAACTGTCCTCAGGAAACTGCCCCACTGTGACACAGGCTGATGCAGCTGAAAGGCCTCTGCCAGGTACCCAGCAACTGAGCAAAGAATTCAAAAGCCTCAGACTGAGTCCCCCCACAAAGCCttgccctgggaacagctggagcaATGACAAGTGGGACCACGAGGaacaactgggagaaactgtgtTGCCAAAAACCTTTCAGGAAAGGCTGAAGTCTTCATCAGAGTCTGGCCTGGGAGAAGAATTCACAATCAAAGTGAAGAGGAAACTGGTGCAAGACCCAGAGCTGGACTGGTTTGCTGACATGATCCCAGACATTAAaccttcttcctccctcttgATTTTACCTGAGGCAAGGACAGAAgcagttattcccactcactcaGGTGGGGTATCCAGCAGAGAAGGGGCTTCCCAGACTGTGCTGTTTTCATCCAAATTTGCAGCAGCTGATGTGATTGAG GCTGAAGCTACAGGCTGGGGTGAAGAAGAGGAGTTGAACTGGGAAGATGATACAAACTGGTAA